The Raphanus sativus cultivar WK10039 chromosome 6, ASM80110v3, whole genome shotgun sequence sequence TTCTAGCTGCAGTGTATGGACCTAAACCTGGAACGAGGAAGAACGAGAACCCTGAGAAGGCTTGCTTTGAAGTCATATGGAAGCCTAAATCCGGCCAGattggtatatatataaataaagtgcATTTAGTTTGATCATGTGTGGATGGATGTATTTCTTGGTTTCACTGGGTTGATTTCTTTTCTGAAAATCTGTTTGACTTTAGGAAAAGCCGAAAAGGAGTATGAGATGATACTAAAAAAGACAATACAGAGTATTTGTGTCTTGACAGTGAATCCAAATACCACCACCTCCGTGATCATTCAGGTCAGCAACCAACCCCATCTTAAATGCCCTTTTGCTCTCGTGTCTTGTAAAGAATCTCTCAACTTATCCTTTTTGAGTTGCATCTGATGTTTCAGTTATTTGCTTTGTTGTGCAGGTTGTACATGATGATGGTTCTGTATCCTTTTTTGTAATGCTCGGTAGCCATTTACTAATGTTGTTCATCCGATTTGAGAATTTATATTAGATAGTAGTGAAAAATCTTGTAATTCCATAAAGCTAGGAAGGTGTATATAATTGTTGCATTGGTTTAAAAGATAGCTTTGGTTTCCTTAATCCAGTTTTGTTTTAGCTTCTTCCATGTGCCATAAACGCAGCATGTGCAGCTCTTGTAGACGCAGGAATACCTATGAAGCATCTCGCTGGTACATACTTTATGCTCCTCTCTAATTCACTTTTTGGTGTGATTCTTCTAATAGCTTCATCAACATTTTTATCTTCTATTTTTCAGTTGCTATATGTTGTTGCCTGGCTGATAGTGGATATGTCGTACTCGATCCAAACAAGCTTGAAGAAAAGgtttttaattaaacaaaactttgtttttcccattacttatatatattctttttccTTATGTGTATTGGTTAAACTTACTTG is a genomic window containing:
- the LOC108806414 gene encoding exosome complex exonuclease RRP46 homolog yields the protein MEIDREDGRRPNQLRPLACSRNILHRPHGSASWSQGDTKVLAAVYGPKPGTRKNENPEKACFEVIWKPKSGQIGKAEKEYEMILKKTIQSICVLTVNPNTTTSVIIQVVHDDGSLLPCAINAACAALVDAGIPMKHLAVAICCCLADSGYVVLDPNKLEEKKMTAFAYLVFPNTTLSVLPEVEGEPVEHGIITSVTHGVMSVDDYFLCVENGRAATASLSAFFRKNFQQTQGAV